A segment of the uncultured Desulfobulbus sp. genome:
GTGCAAAAAACCAGCTTCTGGCAAATCCACCAGGAAACAGCGTTCAATGAGAGACAAAGGAAGGTAATCAATCGGCTCCTGGATGCCGGTGAACAATTCATAGGGAACATGACTACCAGGAAATATGTGGGGATGACCAAGTGCAGCAAGGTCACCGCCAGTCGAGACCTCACCGATCTTGTTCAAAAAGGAGTACTCCAAAAAACTTCTGCAGGGGGAAGAAGCACAAGCTATATTCTTTGTATGGAAGCTGCTGCTAAACCAGAAAACAAATAGCGTTTGCCCGTGCACTCCGCATGGGCAGCAAGTGGGACCGGCTCTAGTTGACTCATCCCCTCCCCTTCACGATTCGCCCACCTGACTTTGACCTGTCGAACTTGAATAATTTCCCTTTCTCTTTCTTTCGCTGCCATTCTTCCATTTCCCCGAACCTCGCAGGAAATTCTTGTATAAAATCAATTGCCGTCCTTGAGCTCCGACCATTCGCTTCAGCCAGCCACTGTTTAACGAGCACAAAAAACTCGTCCATCATCATCTCATATCCACGTAGTTCCGAATCTTGAACATGCGCAACGATACTCTTTTCTTGAATAGACGCTCGCTGTCCGTTTTTAAAGAGTGGAATCACCTTATTAGCATGGCGGTCGGTTCGACAATGCAGCGTTTCTCTTGTCACCCCAAACTGTTCGTAAATAACCCCATACCAGGATTCTGGGATCCTTTTTTTCCTTTTGGCATCAGAAATGGCCTGAGGTGAAATCCCGAGTTTTTCAGCGACCTCTTTTTGAGTCCCTCCTCCAG
Coding sequences within it:
- a CDS encoding helix-turn-helix domain-containing protein codes for the protein MEQDGFERLFKKIKEVAGGGTQKEVAEKLGISPQAISDAKRKKRIPESWYGVIYEQFGVTRETLHCRTDRHANKVIPLFKNGQRASIQEKSIVAHVQDSELRGYEMMMDEFFVLVKQWLAEANGRSSRTAIDFIQEFPARFGEMEEWQRKKEKGKLFKFDRSKSGGRIVKGRG